From one Phocaeicola salanitronis DSM 18170 genomic stretch:
- the aspS gene encoding aspartate--tRNA ligase, whose product MFRSHTCGELRLADAGKNVTLAGWVQRSRKMGGMTFVDLRDRYGITQLVFNTEVNAELCERANHLGREYVIQAKGTVSERSSKNANIPTGDIEIIVSELNILNAAQTPPFTIEDNTDGGDDLRMKYRYLDLRRTAVRKNLELRHRMTMEVRRYLDSKGFLEVETPMLIGSTPEGARDFVVPSRMNPGQFYALPQSPQTLKQLLMVSGFDRYFQIVKCFRDEDLRADRQPEFTQIDCEMSFVEQEDIIQMFEGMAKHLFKELRGVELAGPFQRMPWADAMKYYGSDKPDLRFGMKFVELMDILKGYGFSVFDNAAYIGGICAEGAAHYTRKQLDQLTEFVKRPQIGAKGMVYARVEADGNVKSSVDKFYSQEVLQQVKEAFGAKPGDLILILSGDDVMKTRKQLCELRLEMGNQLGLRDKDKFACLWVVDFPMFEWSEEEGRLMAMHHPFTHPKDEDIPLLDTDPASVRADAYDMVVNGVEVGGGSIRIHDSALQEKMFEILGFTPEKAQEQFGFLMNAFKFGAPPHGGLAYGLDRWVSLFAGLDSIRDCIAFPKNNSGRDVMLDAPGFLDQKQLDELQLKVDIKE is encoded by the coding sequence ATGTTCAGAAGTCATACTTGCGGTGAGCTCCGGCTCGCCGATGCAGGCAAAAATGTGACGCTTGCCGGTTGGGTACAGCGCTCACGTAAAATGGGAGGGATGACCTTCGTCGATCTACGCGACCGTTATGGAATCACCCAGCTGGTTTTCAATACGGAAGTGAATGCCGAGCTTTGCGAGCGTGCCAATCATTTGGGACGCGAATATGTGATTCAGGCAAAAGGCACGGTAAGCGAGCGTTCCAGCAAAAACGCCAATATCCCTACGGGAGACATTGAAATCATCGTGTCGGAATTGAATATCCTGAATGCGGCGCAGACGCCTCCGTTTACAATCGAAGATAATACTGACGGAGGGGATGACCTTCGGATGAAATACCGTTACCTTGACTTGCGCCGTACTGCCGTTCGCAAGAATTTGGAACTCCGTCACCGTATGACCATGGAGGTGCGCCGTTATCTGGACAGCAAAGGATTTCTCGAGGTGGAAACTCCGATGCTGATCGGGTCTACTCCAGAAGGCGCCCGCGACTTTGTGGTTCCTTCCCGTATGAACCCGGGACAGTTTTATGCGCTTCCTCAATCGCCCCAGACATTAAAGCAATTGTTGATGGTATCGGGATTCGACCGGTATTTCCAGATTGTAAAATGTTTCCGTGACGAGGATTTGCGTGCCGACCGCCAGCCTGAGTTTACTCAGATAGACTGCGAAATGAGTTTCGTAGAGCAGGAAGACATCATTCAGATGTTCGAAGGCATGGCGAAGCATTTGTTCAAAGAACTTCGTGGCGTGGAACTGGCCGGACCGTTCCAGCGGATGCCGTGGGCGGATGCCATGAAGTATTACGGAAGCGATAAGCCTGATTTGCGTTTCGGCATGAAGTTCGTCGAGCTGATGGATATTCTGAAAGGATACGGTTTCTCTGTATTCGACAATGCGGCTTATATCGGCGGTATCTGTGCCGAGGGTGCCGCTCACTATACCCGTAAGCAGCTCGATCAGCTGACAGAGTTCGTAAAACGTCCGCAAATCGGCGCGAAGGGCATGGTTTATGCCCGCGTGGAAGCAGACGGGAATGTGAAATCGAGTGTTGACAAGTTCTATAGCCAGGAAGTCCTTCAGCAAGTGAAAGAGGCGTTCGGCGCGAAACCTGGCGATTTGATTCTCATTTTGAGCGGAGACGATGTCATGAAAACCCGCAAGCAACTTTGCGAGTTGCGTTTGGAAATGGGTAATCAATTGGGATTGCGCGACAAAGACAAGTTTGCATGCTTGTGGGTGGTAGACTTTCCCATGTTTGAATGGAGTGAAGAAGAAGGCCGCCTGATGGCAATGCACCATCCGTTCACACATCCGAAAGACGAGGATATTCCGTTGTTGGATACCGACCCTGCTTCGGTACGTGCCGATGCCTATGACATGGTTGTCAACGGTGTAGAAGTAGGAGGGGGGTCTATCCGTATTCACGATTCGGCTTTGCAGGAAAAGATGTTCGAAATTTTGGGCTTTACTCCTGAAAAAGCCCAGGAGCAGTTTGGCTTCCTGATGAATGCGTTCAAATTCGGCGCGCCGCCTCACGGAGGTTTGGCATACGGTCTCGACCGCTGGGTATCGCTCTTTGCAGGGCTTGACTCTATTCGTGACTGCATTGCTTTCCCGAAAAACAATTCGGGCCGTGACGTGATGTTAGACGCTCCGGGTTTCCTTGACCAAAAACAATTGGACGAGTTACAATTGAAAGTGGATATTAAAGAATAA
- a CDS encoding murein L,D-transpeptidase catalytic domain family protein: MLRFVLLICMFVGAASGSTFNRAEGEKEVPQVKVPDRCLQLYREMDLEGRVDYTAFRQAVTGYYRIGERKREVLTLIDFSKPSTQERLYVFDMKRKKMLFSSVVSHGKNSGNNYATSFSNEDGSLKSSLGFYLTESTYQGKNGYSLILEGLEKGINDHARRRAIVVHGAAYANPSVIRNGGRLGRSFGCPAVPEKLSRPIIDAIKGGSVMYIYADKPDYLAQSTVLHTI; this comes from the coding sequence ATGTTGCGTTTCGTTTTGCTTATTTGTATGTTCGTGGGCGCCGCATCCGGTTCTACCTTTAACCGGGCGGAAGGGGAAAAAGAAGTCCCGCAAGTGAAAGTGCCTGACCGCTGCCTTCAGTTATACCGCGAGATGGACCTGGAGGGGAGGGTGGATTATACCGCTTTCCGCCAGGCGGTGACGGGGTATTACCGCATCGGGGAACGGAAGCGGGAAGTGTTGACTTTGATTGATTTCTCGAAGCCTTCCACGCAAGAGCGCCTGTACGTGTTCGACATGAAACGGAAGAAGATGCTTTTCTCGTCGGTCGTTTCGCATGGGAAAAACAGCGGGAATAACTATGCCACTTCTTTTTCTAACGAAGACGGTTCGCTGAAAAGCTCGTTGGGATTTTATCTGACCGAATCTACTTACCAGGGCAAGAACGGCTATTCTTTGATATTAGAGGGGCTGGAGAAGGGGATAAACGACCATGCGCGCCGGCGTGCCATCGTGGTGCATGGTGCCGCTTACGCCAATCCTTCGGTTATCCGCAATGGGGGAAGGCTGGGACGTAGCTTCGGATGCCCGGCGGTTCCGGAAAAGCTCTCGCGTCCCATTATTGACGCCATTAAGGGCGGGAGCGTGATGTATATTTACGCCGATAAGCCCGATTATTTGGCTCAAAGCACCGTTTTGCATACGATTTGA
- a CDS encoding peptidoglycan DD-metalloendopeptidase family protein, which produces MKKRRGYIIAGIVVAVFSGIVGVRQYMNYLAQPLDEVEVTDSAEVDNIVRKYGIPVSDYQIQYGIVEPGQNLSVILRKHGLSLADVHRLTESAKGVFDVRKIREGQAYAVFSTEDSIPQKAYFVYEESPKSYIVFDLREDYRVTRGENPVTWERKTVGGKVESSLWVAMQQSGTNPQLALDLSNIFGWSIDFFGLQKEDEFRVWYEQETVEGKELQNFHVLAASFAYGDSTYYAIPFVQDGEELYYNADGNSLEGEFLKAPLDYYRISSRFSNSRFHPVLRRYRAHHGVDYAAPKGTPVYAIGKGKVIAKAYQAGGAGNYLKIRHNSRYTTTYMHLSGFAKGIKVGSEVKQKEIVGYVGSTGLSTGPHLDFRVYDNGTPVNPLTIKSQPKKPISDANRPQFAIVRDSLLRVLRGIEVKADTSRHVQ; this is translated from the coding sequence ATGAAAAAACGAAGAGGATACATCATTGCAGGCATCGTTGTAGCCGTGTTTTCAGGCATTGTCGGAGTAAGGCAGTACATGAACTACCTGGCGCAGCCTTTGGACGAGGTGGAAGTGACCGACTCGGCGGAAGTGGACAACATCGTGCGCAAGTACGGGATACCCGTTTCGGACTATCAGATTCAGTATGGGATTGTAGAGCCGGGGCAAAACCTTTCTGTCATCCTTCGGAAGCACGGTTTGTCGCTGGCGGACGTGCATCGGCTGACGGAAAGCGCCAAGGGGGTGTTCGACGTGCGTAAGATACGGGAGGGGCAGGCGTATGCGGTGTTCTCTACGGAAGACAGCATTCCGCAAAAAGCCTATTTCGTCTACGAAGAAAGCCCGAAGTCGTACATCGTCTTCGACTTGCGCGAGGACTACCGGGTGACACGCGGGGAGAATCCCGTGACGTGGGAACGCAAGACGGTAGGCGGGAAGGTAGAATCGTCGCTATGGGTGGCGATGCAGCAAAGCGGCACGAATCCCCAGCTGGCGCTCGACCTTTCGAACATCTTCGGGTGGAGCATCGACTTTTTCGGCCTGCAGAAGGAAGACGAGTTCCGCGTGTGGTACGAGCAAGAGACCGTAGAGGGAAAGGAGCTGCAGAACTTCCACGTCCTGGCGGCTTCGTTTGCCTACGGCGACAGCACGTATTACGCCATTCCCTTTGTGCAGGACGGCGAGGAACTCTATTACAACGCCGACGGGAACAGCCTGGAAGGCGAGTTCCTGAAGGCTCCGCTGGACTATTACCGCATTTCGTCCCGTTTCTCGAACAGCCGTTTCCATCCGGTATTGCGCAGGTACAGGGCTCACCATGGGGTTGACTATGCCGCTCCGAAAGGCACGCCCGTCTATGCCATCGGAAAGGGAAAGGTGATAGCCAAGGCGTATCAGGCGGGCGGTGCGGGCAATTACCTGAAGATACGCCATAACAGCCGGTATACCACTACGTATATGCACTTGTCGGGTTTCGCCAAAGGCATCAAGGTAGGTTCGGAAGTGAAGCAGAAGGAAATCGTCGGTTATGTGGGAAGCACGGGCTTGTCTACGGGCCCTCACCTCGATTTCCGCGTTTACGATAACGGCACGCCCGTCAATCCGCTTACCATCAAGTCGCAGCCCAAAAAGCCGATAAGTGATGCCAACCGCCCGCAGTTTGCCATCGTCCGCGACTCCTTGCTCCGGGTGCTCCGGGGGATTGAGGTGAAGGCGGATACATCCCGGCATGTGCAATGA
- a CDS encoding formate--tetrahydrofolate ligase — translation MKSDIEIARSIELMKIKQVAQNYGIPTDYVHHYGRYMAKVSEELIDEEKVKQSNLILVTAITPTKAGIGKTTVSIGLALGLNRIGRRAFCALREPSLGPCFGMKGGAAGGGYAQVLPMEKINLHFTGDFHAITSAHNMIAALLDNYMYQNQDNGFAMKEVLWNRVLDVNDRGLRYIVTGLGGKSNGITRESSFDITPASEIMAILCLAKNEADLRRRIENILLGFTVDNKPFTVKDLGVAGAITVLLKDAIAPNLVQTTEHTPAFVHGGPFANIAHGCNSVLATKLAMTFGEYVVTEAGFGADLGAEKFYDIKCRKAGLQPKLTVIVATAQGLKMHGGVSLDKIKEPDMEGLQRGFANLDKHIGNLRSFGQTVVVAFNRYANDTEEEIALVRRHCEELGVGFAVNNAFAEGGAGAVELAQLVADTIERHPSQPLRFAYEDANRIEEKIAKVATRLYGAAEVTYSITARKKIKMAESLGYDTFPVCIAKTQYSFSTDPKLYGVAKGFEFHVRDIVLNAGAEMLVVVAGEIMRMPGLPKEPQALHIDIVNGEIEGLS, via the coding sequence ATGAAGTCAGATATAGAAATAGCTCGCAGCATTGAGCTGATGAAAATCAAGCAGGTAGCCCAGAATTATGGGATTCCGACAGACTATGTGCACCATTATGGGAGGTATATGGCAAAAGTCTCGGAGGAGTTGATTGACGAAGAAAAGGTGAAGCAAAGCAATTTGATATTGGTGACCGCCATCACCCCGACCAAGGCCGGCATCGGCAAGACCACCGTATCTATCGGGCTTGCCTTGGGGCTGAACCGCATCGGACGGAGAGCTTTCTGCGCCCTGCGCGAGCCTTCGCTCGGACCGTGTTTCGGCATGAAGGGAGGAGCCGCCGGAGGCGGATATGCGCAGGTGCTCCCCATGGAGAAAATCAATTTGCATTTCACCGGCGATTTCCATGCCATCACTTCGGCGCATAACATGATTGCCGCCTTGCTCGACAACTATATGTACCAGAACCAGGACAACGGTTTCGCCATGAAGGAAGTGTTGTGGAACCGGGTGCTGGACGTGAACGACCGCGGCTTGCGGTATATCGTCACGGGGCTGGGAGGAAAGTCGAACGGCATCACCCGCGAATCGAGCTTCGACATCACGCCGGCATCGGAAATCATGGCGATTCTCTGCCTGGCGAAAAACGAGGCGGACCTGCGCCGGCGCATCGAGAATATCCTGCTGGGATTTACCGTCGACAACAAGCCTTTTACCGTGAAGGATCTGGGCGTGGCGGGAGCCATTACGGTATTGCTGAAGGACGCCATTGCGCCCAATCTGGTGCAGACCACCGAGCATACGCCCGCTTTCGTCCACGGCGGCCCGTTCGCCAATATCGCCCACGGATGCAATTCCGTCCTGGCTACCAAGCTGGCTATGACCTTCGGCGAGTATGTGGTGACGGAAGCCGGATTCGGCGCCGACCTGGGTGCGGAGAAGTTTTACGACATCAAGTGCCGCAAGGCGGGGCTTCAGCCCAAGCTGACCGTTATCGTCGCTACGGCACAGGGGTTGAAGATGCACGGCGGCGTGAGCCTTGACAAAATCAAGGAACCGGATATGGAGGGCTTGCAGAGAGGTTTTGCCAATCTGGACAAGCACATCGGGAACCTGCGTTCGTTCGGGCAGACGGTGGTGGTGGCGTTCAACCGCTATGCGAACGATACCGAAGAGGAAATCGCGCTGGTGCGCCGCCATTGCGAAGAGCTGGGCGTGGGATTTGCCGTCAACAACGCCTTTGCCGAAGGAGGCGCGGGAGCGGTGGAGCTGGCGCAACTGGTCGCAGACACCATCGAGCGGCATCCCTCGCAGCCCTTGCGTTTCGCATACGAAGACGCCAACCGCATCGAAGAGAAGATTGCGAAGGTGGCTACCCGCCTGTATGGGGCGGCGGAAGTGACCTACAGCATCACGGCGCGGAAGAAAATCAAGATGGCGGAGTCGTTGGGTTATGATACGTTCCCCGTCTGCATCGCCAAGACCCAGTATTCGTTTTCTACCGACCCGAAGCTGTACGGCGTGGCAAAAGGCTTCGAGTTCCACGTGCGCGACATCGTGCTGAATGCCGGGGCGGAAATGCTGGTGGTCGTAGCGGGTGAGATTATGCGGATGCCGGGATTGCCCAAAGAGCCTCAGGCGTTGCATATCGACATCGTGAACGGGGAAATAGAGGGATTATCGTAA